AGACGAAGTCGGAGAACCCGTTCTATCGGGAGGCGGTGTTCGTCTCGACCGACGAACTCGTTGACGCGCTCCACGTTGCGGGGTTCTCGGAGTTCGAGTTTGTGCAGACCATCTACCACTGGCCTGACGAGATCGACGAGCCCGAACCGGTTGAAGAAGGGCACGGTGACGGGTCCTTCGTCGGTATCAAGGCAACCATGTAGCAGCCGCAGCCCAGTATTGGCTCACTTCCACTGCTGAATACGCGCTCCTTCACCTGGCCCGATCCGGCCGCGTCATTCTGTTGGCGGTCGACGTAACCTATGAAACCACTCCGATGGAAACGAGATTGGATTCCCATCGAGATGACGAACTGTAAACGGGGGATCTCCCGTGGACATCGCCAGCAGTGTATTCCGGGGAAAAATAGTCCATCGTGGCTTCCGTGCTCTGAGTATGGACGAACGTGAATCACTCGCCGCGATTTACGAGTGGCTCCCCGATGCCGGTGACGACGCTGCCGTCGTCGATGATCTGATATTCACGACCGACATGCTCCACCAGCGGACCGATTTTCCGTCGGGGACGACACGATATACGGCCGGCTGGCGGGCCGTGGGTGCCTCCCTGTCCGATGTCGCCGCAATGGGAGCCGACGCGACCGCCGCCATCGCCGTGTACGCAGCCCCCGAATTCGATCCCGACGAACTGCATGCCTTCATTGAGGGGGCCCAAGACGTGTGCGAACTAACGGACAGTCGATACGTCGGCGGTGATCTTGACCAGCACGATGAATTCACGGTTGCTTCCTCAGTGATCGGACACACCGACACCCCCACGCTCAGGTCGACGGCATCCCCCGGAGACGTCGTCTGTGTGACCGGGACGCTCGGACGGACAGGGGCGGCCTTGCGACTGTTCGAGCGGGGCGCGCATGAGCGGGCGAATGCCCTCTTTCAGTTCGAACCCCGAGTCGCGGCTGGCCAGGCCATCGCCCCGTACGTCTCCGCGATGATGGATTCGAGCGACGGGCTGGCTCGCTCGCTCCATCAGTTAGCTGACGCGAGCGACTGCGGCTTCGCGATCGAATGGGATCGGGTTCCCCTCGACGAGACAGTCAGCGAGCTGGCGACGACAGACGCGGAAGGACGCGAATTCGGGCTCTACACGGGCGAGGACTTCGAACTCGTGTTCACGATTCCCCACGATCGGATCGACGCTGCACGAGACGCATCCCCAGTCCCGATCTCGATCGTCGGAAACGTCACCGATCGTGACGTGCTAATCGATGACGAGCCGCTTCCCGATAGGGGGTACACGCATGGCCGCTGAGACGCGCGACGCGGGCCGACGGCTATCGACTCCGGTTACGCAGACGAGTGTGACCGTTCCGACGTACGCCGGTGCCGTACGGGAGGTCACACGATGGCCATGGCCACGGTCGTCTACCATCCAATCGGCGTCGTCCGTTCGCCATTCGACACGCCCGGCCCGATGCGGCCGACCCCGATCAGTCTCACTGTCGTCCGCTTGATCGATATCAGGGATACCGTGCTCCACGTCGAGGGGCTTGATCTGGTGAATGGGACGCCCGTACTCGACACCAAATTACACTATCCCAAACCAGACGAGTACCATCGAGGACACCCTATAGCAGGCGTCCGAGTAGAGTACTCATGATCGCAGACAGGCACTCCGAGCGAGAGCGTGCCGTCCGCCACGGGGTTGGTTACTGAGCATTCCCAACCTGTGAGAATGGGCGAGCCACTGTTCGTACTCGTGTTTCGAGTATCACATGAGGCCCACACCATGACAGTTGCCGACCTGATGCGGAAGGAAGTCGTAACGACATCCCCCGAGACGCCGGTCAACGAGGTAGCGACCGCGATGCGGGACGAAAACGTCGGAAGCGCCGTCGTCGTGGAGGATAATATCCCCGCTGGACTCGTGACTGACCGCGACATCACCGTTCGAGTCGCTGCGGATCAACTCGATCCGGCGGCGATGCCCGCAGAAAACATAATGACCGAGGACCCCGTCACGGTCGATGTCGACACCGGAGTCTTCGAACTGTGTAGCCGGATGTGTGAGGAAGGAGTCCGCCGGATGCCCGTCGTTGACGACGGTGAACTCGCCGGGATCATTACGCTCGACGACCTGACCGTTCTTCTGACCGGCGAGTTGAGGAATCTCGCTGGCGTCATCGAGGCGGAATCACCACCCTACTAGACGGCGCCACGGGACGCGCCGTCTCGGTCGGCTTCGATCCGTTTGAATTTGTAGGCAGAGGGAGGATACAACACTCGTGAACGAACCCGTATACATCATCGGCAGTCTCCTCGTCGCCAGCTTGCTTTCGGCAAGTGGGGCACTGATCATCGTGTTCGGTGAGGAACGACTCGACGTGTGGAAGCGCTACCTGACATCTCTTTCTGTCGGGGCGATCTTCGGCGGTGCATTCATCCATCTGATTCCTCGATACGCCGCCGGATTCGGGTTCACTCAGTTGGCGGGGCTCGTCGTCGTGCTCAGCCTCGTTGGCTCGTACGCGCTCGAAGAGGTGGTTCACTGGCACTGTCACCGCCACTGTGAATTCGAGGCGTTCTCGGTCACGCTCGTCGTCGGTGACGCCATCCACAACGTCATCGACGGCATCATCGTCGCGAGCAGTTACTACGTCTCGCTGCCCGTAGGCGTCGCAGCGACGCTCGCGATCATGTTTCACAAGGTTCCCAAGGAGATCGGCGACTTCGGTGTCCTGCTGCAGGGTGGTATTTCCAAGTGGCGCGCTGTCGAGATCAACGTCCTCACCAACGTCTTCGGGTTCGCCGGTGCCATCGGCGTTATCGTCTTCTCGGGTGTCGGAGGACTCATCGGATTCCTCCTCCCGCTGGCGATCGGGAACTTCGTCTACGTGGCCGGTGCCGATCTGTTGCCCGAGATACGCACCGAAGAGTCTAATTCGCTGCTCCAGCTCGCCATCATCCTCGGAGGTATCGGGATCATGTACGGCATCACATTTCTCAAGCCGCTGCTCTCGTGATTCGGCCGATTCACTCCAATCCTGGGCGGTGATA
This window of the Haloplanus rubicundus genome carries:
- a CDS encoding TrmO family methyltransferase domain-containing protein — translated: MAMATVVYHPIGVVRSPFDTPGPMRPTPISLTVVRLIDIRDTVLHVEGLDLVNGTPVLDTKLHYPKPDEYHRGHPIAGVRVEYS
- a CDS encoding ZIP family metal transporter gives rise to the protein MNEPVYIIGSLLVASLLSASGALIIVFGEERLDVWKRYLTSLSVGAIFGGAFIHLIPRYAAGFGFTQLAGLVVVLSLVGSYALEEVVHWHCHRHCEFEAFSVTLVVGDAIHNVIDGIIVASSYYVSLPVGVAATLAIMFHKVPKEIGDFGVLLQGGISKWRAVEINVLTNVFGFAGAIGVIVFSGVGGLIGFLLPLAIGNFVYVAGADLLPEIRTEESNSLLQLAIILGGIGIMYGITFLKPLLS
- a CDS encoding CBS domain-containing protein, with protein sequence MTVADLMRKEVVTTSPETPVNEVATAMRDENVGSAVVVEDNIPAGLVTDRDITVRVAADQLDPAAMPAENIMTEDPVTVDVDTGVFELCSRMCEEGVRRMPVVDDGELAGIITLDDLTVLLTGELRNLAGVIEAESPPY
- the thiL gene encoding thiamine-phosphate kinase → MDERESLAAIYEWLPDAGDDAAVVDDLIFTTDMLHQRTDFPSGTTRYTAGWRAVGASLSDVAAMGADATAAIAVYAAPEFDPDELHAFIEGAQDVCELTDSRYVGGDLDQHDEFTVASSVIGHTDTPTLRSTASPGDVVCVTGTLGRTGAALRLFERGAHERANALFQFEPRVAAGQAIAPYVSAMMDSSDGLARSLHQLADASDCGFAIEWDRVPLDETVSELATTDAEGREFGLYTGEDFELVFTIPHDRIDAARDASPVPISIVGNVTDRDVLIDDEPLPDRGYTHGR